In one window of Prosthecobacter fusiformis DNA:
- a CDS encoding YaeQ family protein — translation MALKATIHKASLNISDIDRNLYSDHNLTLARHPSETDERMMIRLLAFALNAPPNNDQGLLEFGKDMWEPDEPCLVQKDLTGLLVHVIEVGQPDEKRITRLCSRAARVSVYSFSSSTATWWSGIAGKLTRLRNLTVWQVPAEQSQQLAAMCKRSMSLQLTLQDGALWVGDGTDSVEITLSCLYGNPDA, via the coding sequence ATGGCACTCAAAGCCACCATCCACAAAGCCAGTCTCAATATCTCCGACATTGATCGCAATCTCTACAGCGATCACAACCTCACCCTGGCACGGCACCCTTCTGAAACGGACGAGCGGATGATGATCCGCCTGCTCGCCTTTGCCCTCAATGCACCGCCTAACAATGACCAGGGCCTGCTCGAATTTGGCAAGGACATGTGGGAGCCGGATGAGCCCTGCTTGGTGCAAAAAGACCTCACTGGCCTGTTGGTGCACGTCATCGAAGTAGGTCAGCCGGATGAAAAACGCATCACCCGCCTGTGCAGCCGCGCTGCCCGAGTTTCCGTTTACAGCTTCAGTTCCAGCACCGCCACCTGGTGGAGTGGCATCGCAGGCAAGCTCACGCGCCTGCGCAACCTCACCGTCTGGCAGGTGCCTGCCGAACAAAGCCAGCAACTCGCCGCGATGTGCAAGCGCTCCATGAGCCTGCAACTCACTCTTCAAGACGGCGCACTCTGGGTCGGCGATGGCACGGACTCTGTCGAAATCACCCTGAGCTGCCTTTACGGAAATCCCGATGCCTGA
- a CDS encoding DUF3298 and DUF4163 domain-containing protein, which produces MKCTALFLAAICSLGLLHAQEDTSGDAGRRFEGTIGENLKITLLLESTLDEDGETSYDGAYHYHKTGIPISLTQVPDAGELIRLRENEGSDAEGRETFTGQWAVKLDGTDITGTWSTPDGKKKLPISLRESYPAGSVRVVTTQLESVQTLRKNGGKRGFEIKVRYLQLASRTAAAAEINRVLRQDALNVPVNEDEDPTHIPENPTEKDILAAMVMKEEAGEDEDWEAAFVESVDDSQSVMMNESGFLTVEYVTWTYTGGAHGNYGSSYRSFDLESGQELLLEDLVKTGYEKRWATLGAAELLLQQGLKPDAPLTEVGLFEDTLELNETWFLTPGGIGFSYDPYEIGPYGRGMIQFVLPWKDILPDLKPGSRIYDMASRLGAKTK; this is translated from the coding sequence ATGAAATGCACTGCCTTATTCCTCGCGGCGATTTGTTCCCTTGGCCTCCTCCATGCTCAGGAGGATACCTCTGGTGATGCAGGCAGGCGCTTTGAAGGTACGATTGGTGAGAACCTGAAGATTACGCTTCTTTTGGAAAGCACTTTGGATGAGGACGGTGAAACCAGCTACGACGGAGCTTATCATTACCACAAGACGGGCATCCCCATCAGCCTCACCCAAGTGCCGGATGCAGGGGAGCTGATCCGCCTACGCGAAAATGAAGGCAGCGATGCCGAAGGCCGGGAGACCTTCACCGGGCAATGGGCGGTGAAGCTGGATGGCACGGACATCACTGGAACGTGGTCCACTCCAGATGGAAAAAAGAAGCTGCCCATCAGCCTGCGGGAGAGCTATCCGGCAGGGTCCGTGAGAGTGGTGACGACTCAACTGGAGTCTGTGCAGACGCTGCGGAAGAATGGAGGAAAGCGGGGCTTTGAAATCAAGGTGCGCTATTTGCAGCTCGCTTCCCGGACGGCGGCAGCGGCGGAGATTAACCGGGTGTTACGGCAGGATGCGCTGAATGTGCCCGTGAATGAAGATGAAGACCCGACGCACATTCCCGAAAATCCCACGGAAAAGGACATCCTGGCGGCCATGGTCATGAAGGAGGAGGCAGGAGAGGATGAGGACTGGGAGGCCGCTTTTGTGGAGTCGGTGGATGACAGCCAGAGCGTGATGATGAACGAGAGCGGATTCCTGACGGTGGAGTATGTCACCTGGACCTACACGGGAGGAGCCCACGGAAATTATGGCAGCAGCTACCGCAGTTTTGATCTGGAGAGTGGTCAGGAACTGCTGCTGGAGGATCTGGTAAAAACTGGTTACGAAAAACGCTGGGCGACACTGGGGGCTGCGGAATTGCTTTTGCAACAAGGCCTGAAGCCGGATGCACCATTGACTGAAGTGGGCCTGTTTGAAGATACGCTGGAGTTGAATGAAACCTGGTTTCTCACGCCTGGAGGCATCGGGTTCAGTTATGATCCGTATGAGATCGGACCTTATGGCCGGGGAATGATCCAGTTTGTGCTGCCGTGGAAGGACATTTTACCGGACCTGAAGCCCGGCAGCCGGATCTATGATATGGCCAGCCGTTTGGGAGCAAAGACGAAGTAG
- a CDS encoding tetratricopeptide repeat protein, with the protein MKKRRQEPKRAETPPTPSEEAGKERGGMGAVGLVLGMVVLIGLIGWGMWPKKKNYTPVPVAVVPTKKVEPYVMPDEKAAYAEYAGSQSCKECHAAEFGKWENSHHGLAERKPDDKLDLAGFHPPQIFKHGTQTTEARKKDGVYELISLGFGGKKEAYSVERVIGHAPLRQFLVHGQNGRLHAMEACFDPKKGDWFNVYGDEDRVPGEWGHWTGRGMVWNQMCASCHNTRVRKNYDMETDSYRTSMTELTVSCESCHGPMKAHDDWQREYKGSGKKDPTVVKWTRDQQVENCAGCHARRGEITGDFVPGDSFWDHYLLTITDHTDIYYPDGQIRDENYEFASFFSSRMYHSGVRCMDCHDMHSMKTILPGNQLCMRCHTPGGFPNAPAILPEMHSFHQATSTGNECINCHMPQTTYMQRHPRHDHGFTIPDPLLTKEYGVPNACNKCHTDQTVDWALAATDKWYGERMNRKTRSRAVAIAKARQGNPEGRDELLKLLESDETPHWKASATLLLDRWVAEPQVQQALARQMEHEHPLVRQSAARILEPALQNSAIRSATEKLLEDPSRSVRVTAAWSLRDSLNLDSAAGKDLQHMLRLNADQPSGQMQMGQFYYAQRDVPSAIRHMETAIRWDPNSPPFHHDLALLYSAAGNTPKVIEKLRDAIRLAPNEGQFHYELGLALSETGDMEATIAALKECVRVAPQFARAWYNLGLAFNGQGRTAEAMDALRRGETADPTDPGIPYARATILAQLGQKQQAMDAAQKALSINPGFQEARQLLMMLNR; encoded by the coding sequence ATGAAAAAACGCCGTCAGGAACCCAAGAGAGCGGAGACTCCGCCGACGCCTTCAGAGGAGGCGGGGAAGGAGCGTGGCGGCATGGGAGCGGTGGGTCTGGTTTTGGGAATGGTGGTATTGATCGGGCTGATCGGCTGGGGAATGTGGCCGAAGAAGAAAAACTATACTCCCGTGCCTGTGGCGGTGGTTCCCACGAAGAAGGTGGAGCCCTATGTGATGCCGGATGAGAAGGCTGCGTATGCGGAATATGCGGGCTCGCAGTCCTGCAAAGAATGCCATGCGGCGGAATTCGGGAAATGGGAAAACTCGCATCATGGGTTGGCGGAGCGAAAGCCGGATGACAAGCTGGACCTGGCCGGGTTTCACCCTCCGCAGATTTTCAAGCATGGCACGCAGACGACCGAGGCGCGGAAGAAGGATGGAGTGTATGAGCTGATCTCGCTCGGGTTTGGCGGCAAGAAGGAGGCTTATTCGGTGGAGAGGGTGATCGGTCATGCGCCGCTGCGGCAGTTTCTCGTGCATGGGCAGAATGGCCGGTTGCATGCGATGGAGGCCTGTTTTGATCCGAAAAAGGGAGACTGGTTCAATGTTTATGGGGATGAGGACCGCGTGCCGGGGGAGTGGGGACACTGGACGGGACGCGGCATGGTGTGGAACCAGATGTGCGCGAGCTGCCATAACACACGAGTGCGCAAAAACTATGACATGGAGACGGACAGCTACCGCACCAGTATGACAGAGCTGACCGTGAGCTGTGAATCCTGCCACGGTCCCATGAAGGCTCATGATGACTGGCAGCGTGAATACAAAGGCAGTGGGAAAAAGGATCCGACGGTGGTGAAGTGGACACGCGACCAGCAGGTGGAAAACTGCGCGGGATGCCATGCGCGGCGCGGGGAGATCACGGGGGATTTTGTGCCAGGGGATTCATTTTGGGATCACTATCTGCTGACCATCACAGACCACACGGATATCTATTATCCAGATGGCCAGATCCGGGATGAAAACTATGAGTTCGCCAGTTTCTTCAGCAGCCGCATGTATCACTCCGGGGTACGGTGCATGGACTGCCATGACATGCATAGCATGAAGACGATCCTGCCGGGCAACCAGCTTTGCATGCGGTGCCATACACCTGGCGGTTTCCCGAATGCGCCCGCGATCCTGCCGGAGATGCATAGCTTTCACCAAGCCACGAGCACGGGCAATGAATGCATCAACTGTCACATGCCGCAGACGACGTATATGCAGAGGCATCCGCGACATGATCATGGGTTCACCATTCCTGATCCGCTGCTGACGAAGGAATACGGCGTGCCGAATGCCTGCAACAAATGCCACACGGATCAAACGGTGGACTGGGCCCTGGCAGCGACGGACAAATGGTACGGTGAGCGGATGAATCGCAAGACACGCAGCCGGGCAGTGGCCATCGCCAAGGCACGCCAGGGAAACCCTGAAGGACGTGACGAACTGCTGAAACTGCTCGAGAGTGATGAAACACCGCATTGGAAAGCCAGCGCGACTTTGTTGCTGGACCGCTGGGTGGCCGAACCACAGGTGCAACAAGCCTTGGCCAGGCAGATGGAGCATGAGCATCCGCTGGTGCGGCAGTCCGCCGCCCGCATCCTGGAGCCTGCCCTGCAAAACAGCGCTATACGTAGCGCTACTGAAAAGCTGCTGGAGGATCCATCCCGCAGCGTGCGGGTGACGGCGGCTTGGTCACTGAGGGATAGCCTGAATCTGGACAGCGCAGCCGGGAAAGACCTTCAGCACATGCTGCGGCTGAATGCGGACCAGCCCAGCGGGCAGATGCAGATGGGCCAGTTTTATTATGCGCAGCGGGATGTACCCAGCGCCATCCGACACATGGAAACGGCCATCCGCTGGGATCCCAATTCGCCACCTTTTCACCATGATCTCGCACTGCTGTACAGTGCTGCTGGGAATACACCGAAGGTGATCGAGAAGCTGCGCGATGCCATCCGACTGGCTCCTAACGAAGGTCAGTTTCACTACGAGCTGGGCCTGGCATTGAGTGAAACAGGTGACATGGAGGCCACCATCGCCGCCTTGAAGGAATGCGTACGCGTGGCACCCCAATTCGCCCGAGCTTGGTATAATCTGGGCCTGGCTTTCAATGGTCAGGGCCGCACGGCTGAGGCAATGGATGCCCTGCGGCGGGGTGAAACGGCAGACCCTACGGACCCAGGCATCCCCTATGCACGCGCTACCATTCTTGCCCAGCTAGGGCAAAAGCAGCAGGCCATGGATGCCGCCCAAAAGGCTCTATCGATCAACCCCGGTTTTCAGGAAGCACGCCAGCTCCTGATGATGCTCAATCGGTAA
- a CDS encoding LptF/LptG family permease, protein MTWLPTLLKKLRLIAHRVRVWPFLGRSAFSLALLIMILLATQGHHLDHPPEVVGYDIQSGKLVAQQGVQPAGPILKTVSLMLPYLDIWILVGGAVYLFVLLRRWGNPPKLVFPTWAAALSVAAWAISSDIAHQLGAMQMTELGEPLAMTAYWIKMVMIYLACICVPLLVHYYVRCGALERYTMRTFLAPLVFCFVAFCSLWIIMDLLDNLKEFQEANSGLGRVVKFYFSVVPFIFVSVMPASLLLAVLYTLTKMSRANEIVAMLSAGRSVIQILQPIFVVVITVAMMSLAANYHWAPRAEGNREAVMRALGAKQKDSIMASSVLYNDPITHRIWYVSTLPFSLRGERLRGVQVREMDKHGKLSHVIHADSAMWWPSGLWRFYDGKEVDYSDGKPTSVRPFSKDAEGRLSLDVQDFEETPWGMVSYALQPDYMGVPEIVSYLKAHPKDPKERLAPFYTHYYQRFALPWQSFALALVAAPLGIAYSRRGAVGGIAGSIFIFFGILFLNNLCLNLGKGGHVPPWLSPWIPHLIFGVLGVLLLHYRSQNKDLPRLSLSMFSKRKAQISRPRNAQTVS, encoded by the coding sequence ATGACTTGGCTTCCAACACTCCTTAAAAAGCTGCGCCTTATCGCCCACCGGGTGCGCGTATGGCCTTTTTTAGGTCGGTCTGCTTTTTCGCTGGCCCTGCTGATCATGATCCTGCTGGCCACGCAGGGACATCACCTGGACCACCCGCCAGAGGTGGTGGGCTATGACATCCAGTCTGGCAAGCTGGTGGCCCAGCAGGGGGTGCAACCCGCAGGCCCCATCCTAAAAACTGTATCCCTGATGCTGCCCTACCTGGATATCTGGATCCTGGTCGGCGGTGCGGTCTATCTTTTTGTCCTGCTGCGGCGCTGGGGAAATCCACCCAAACTTGTTTTTCCCACCTGGGCGGCTGCCCTCTCCGTGGCAGCATGGGCCATCTCATCGGACATCGCCCATCAGCTTGGGGCCATGCAGATGACGGAGCTCGGGGAGCCTTTGGCCATGACCGCTTACTGGATCAAGATGGTCATGATCTACCTGGCCTGCATCTGCGTGCCGCTGCTGGTCCACTACTATGTGCGGTGCGGTGCACTGGAGCGCTACACCATGCGCACCTTCCTGGCGCCGCTCGTCTTCTGCTTTGTCGCCTTTTGCTCCCTCTGGATCATCATGGATCTGCTGGATAATTTGAAGGAATTCCAGGAGGCCAATTCGGGCCTTGGCCGCGTGGTGAAGTTTTACTTCAGTGTGGTTCCTTTCATTTTTGTCTCTGTCATGCCAGCCTCCCTGCTGCTGGCGGTGCTCTATACCCTAACCAAAATGTCCCGCGCCAACGAGATCGTGGCCATGCTCAGCGCCGGGCGCAGCGTCATCCAGATCCTTCAGCCCATCTTCGTCGTGGTCATCACCGTTGCGATGATGAGCCTGGCGGCCAACTATCACTGGGCACCGCGAGCCGAGGGCAACCGGGAAGCCGTCATGCGCGCCCTGGGTGCCAAGCAAAAGGACTCCATCATGGCGTCCTCCGTCCTTTACAATGACCCCATTACGCACCGCATCTGGTATGTCTCCACTCTGCCCTTCTCCCTCCGGGGTGAGCGGCTGCGCGGTGTGCAGGTGCGGGAGATGGATAAGCACGGGAAATTAAGCCATGTGATCCATGCCGACTCCGCCATGTGGTGGCCCAGCGGCCTGTGGCGCTTTTACGATGGCAAGGAAGTGGACTACAGCGACGGCAAGCCGACCAGCGTGCGGCCCTTTTCAAAAGATGCCGAAGGCCGTCTGTCCCTGGACGTGCAAGACTTTGAAGAGACTCCCTGGGGCATGGTCAGCTATGCTCTCCAGCCGGACTACATGGGCGTGCCGGAGATTGTCTCCTATCTGAAAGCGCATCCCAAAGATCCCAAGGAACGGCTGGCACCTTTTTACACCCATTACTACCAGCGCTTTGCCCTGCCCTGGCAGAGCTTTGCCCTGGCACTGGTGGCCGCGCCCCTGGGCATCGCCTATTCACGACGTGGAGCCGTGGGCGGCATCGCAGGTTCCATCTTCATCTTTTTCGGCATCCTGTTCCTGAATAACCTGTGCCTGAATCTGGGCAAAGGGGGCCATGTCCCGCCTTGGCTCAGCCCCTGGATCCCCCATCTCATCTTCGGGGTGCTAGGAGTCCTGCTGCTGCACTACCGGTCGCAGAATAAAGACCTTCCCCGGCTTTCCCTGTCCATGTTTTCCAAACGCAAGGCTCAGATCTCCCGGCCCCGCAATGCGCAGACTGTTTCCTAA
- the waaF gene encoding lipopolysaccharide heptosyltransferase II — translation MGKASPPKNKTLQLISHWLVYALFRCIEGVLWLLPLALVWYLGRILGSIGFYLAPKYRRLAKHNLRIAFGSQRTEHWIHHTAKAHFQSLFSNILCGFKLPMMKTADVERRVTVEGNEYNHEAMAQNKPILYMVAHLSCWEVITQVPQLFAFGRTPAAVYQPLRNPFLNALLIRRRRLQGFTLFNRQDGFNGPMKHMKEGGCLGILVDQHAGDHGIWCPLFDRLASTTPIAAMMTHRARGVLVPVAIYDDGPGRWRMVFGAPVETGESKQTVEGLTLAMNQRLEKMVRRQPENWFWVHNRWKLPKPRFLLKPYKRGIAFPTDYDPSKLQPFELLVRSPNWLGDACMAFPAVRAMKAGRPDCKITVFGPEKLRELWESQPEVDRYIGKENKEGLFSVARRIKKTGVRIDAAILLTNSTRSTLEFWLAGIPRLVGYKGSLRSRFLTQIIKEPPKTLGPPMHHTLRYLHVAKTCGADIEGWDAILPVNTPPAGSPIRIGICAGAEYGQAKRWPMDRFADVMKQVSAGHPEIEWAFFGAPGEAAMGEQLSQMVGEVKHRNLVGKTRLSGLITELRSCHLLVTNDTGTMHLAAALGVPTVSIFGSTEPVLTGPLGPQHTVIRHHVPCSPCFKRECPFGHYECMTRVTPAQVAAAVEDRLARQN, via the coding sequence ATGGGCAAGGCCTCCCCCCCGAAAAACAAAACTCTTCAGCTCATCAGCCACTGGCTGGTGTATGCACTGTTTCGCTGCATAGAGGGCGTGCTCTGGCTGCTGCCGCTGGCACTCGTCTGGTATCTAGGCCGTATCCTGGGCAGCATTGGCTTTTACCTGGCTCCCAAATACCGGCGGCTGGCCAAGCATAATCTGCGCATCGCCTTTGGCAGCCAAAGAACGGAACACTGGATCCACCACACGGCGAAGGCCCACTTCCAATCCCTTTTTTCCAATATCCTGTGCGGCTTCAAATTGCCCATGATGAAAACGGCAGATGTGGAGCGCCGGGTCACCGTGGAGGGCAACGAGTATAACCATGAAGCCATGGCCCAAAACAAGCCGATCCTCTACATGGTCGCCCATTTGAGCTGCTGGGAGGTCATCACGCAAGTGCCCCAGCTTTTTGCTTTCGGGCGCACTCCAGCAGCCGTGTACCAGCCGCTGCGGAATCCCTTTCTCAATGCCTTGCTCATCCGGCGGCGGCGCTTGCAAGGATTCACCCTTTTTAACCGCCAGGACGGCTTCAATGGGCCGATGAAACACATGAAGGAAGGCGGCTGCCTGGGGATTCTGGTGGATCAACACGCTGGTGATCACGGCATCTGGTGCCCCTTATTTGACCGCCTGGCCTCCACCACCCCAATCGCTGCCATGATGACCCACCGTGCTCGCGGCGTTCTGGTGCCTGTCGCCATTTATGATGACGGTCCTGGCCGCTGGCGCATGGTCTTCGGTGCTCCTGTCGAAACCGGAGAAAGTAAACAAACGGTCGAAGGACTGACCCTGGCGATGAACCAGAGGCTGGAGAAGATGGTTCGTCGGCAGCCGGAGAACTGGTTCTGGGTACACAACCGCTGGAAGCTGCCCAAACCCCGCTTCCTGCTGAAGCCTTACAAACGCGGCATCGCCTTCCCAACGGACTACGATCCCTCGAAACTGCAACCTTTTGAGCTCCTTGTCCGCTCTCCAAACTGGCTGGGAGATGCCTGCATGGCCTTTCCCGCTGTACGTGCCATGAAAGCTGGGCGACCTGACTGCAAGATAACCGTTTTCGGACCTGAAAAGCTGCGCGAGCTGTGGGAATCCCAGCCCGAAGTGGACCGGTATATCGGCAAAGAAAACAAAGAGGGGCTGTTCAGCGTCGCGCGTCGCATCAAGAAAACAGGCGTGCGCATTGATGCCGCCATTCTGCTGACCAATTCCACCCGCAGTACCCTGGAATTCTGGCTCGCGGGCATTCCCCGACTGGTCGGGTATAAAGGCTCCCTGCGATCCCGCTTCCTGACCCAGATCATCAAAGAACCCCCAAAAACACTGGGGCCGCCGATGCACCACACTTTACGATATCTGCACGTGGCCAAAACATGCGGAGCCGACATCGAAGGCTGGGACGCCATTCTACCCGTGAACACACCGCCGGCGGGCAGCCCCATCCGCATCGGCATCTGTGCCGGAGCCGAATACGGCCAGGCCAAACGCTGGCCCATGGACCGCTTTGCCGACGTGATGAAACAAGTCTCCGCAGGCCATCCAGAAATCGAATGGGCATTCTTCGGCGCGCCGGGTGAAGCGGCCATGGGGGAGCAGCTTTCCCAAATGGTGGGTGAAGTGAAGCACCGCAATCTCGTTGGTAAAACGCGGCTTTCCGGCCTCATCACGGAACTGCGCAGCTGCCATCTGCTAGTCACCAACGATACCGGCACCATGCATCTGGCCGCTGCCCTGGGAGTACCCACCGTCAGCATCTTTGGCTCCACGGAACCCGTGCTGACCGGCCCGCTCGGCCCCCAGCATACCGTCATCCGCCACCACGTCCCCTGCAGCCCCTGCTTTAAACGCGAATGCCCCTTCGGCCATTACGAATGCATGACCCGCGTGACCCCGGCCCAGGTCGCCGCAGCGGTGGAGGACAGGCTAGCCAGGCAAAACTAA
- a CDS encoding sugar phosphate isomerase/epimerase family protein produces the protein MSDRRTFLKNAALIGGSLAFSAPAFAAKPRANELCFFTKHLQGLPYDEIASLAAEMGVDGVEAPIRPKGHIEPEAIETELPKMIEALKKQDLKLTIMTSGINEVSAEQHTEKVLRTAAALGVKRFRMSYFKYDLDKPIWPQLQDIKPKIKDLVQLCQEIGIQPLFQNHSGKDYVAAPVWDMYSIMREYKPEQFAFVFDILHATVEGGSAWPINAKLTEEHWGGVYFKDFEWIGRKSETCPLGTGQVNPAFAKMLVKNNYSGPISLHLEYLKGDIKNPAYIKECREAHVRDLKVLKEWMGWS, from the coding sequence ATGTCTGACCGCCGTACCTTTCTGAAAAATGCCGCCCTCATCGGTGGCTCCCTCGCCTTCAGCGCCCCGGCCTTTGCGGCCAAACCCCGGGCCAATGAACTGTGTTTTTTCACCAAGCATCTCCAAGGCCTGCCCTATGATGAAATCGCCAGCTTAGCCGCAGAAATGGGCGTGGACGGTGTTGAAGCACCTATCCGTCCCAAAGGCCACATCGAGCCAGAAGCCATCGAAACGGAACTGCCGAAGATGATCGAGGCCCTGAAAAAACAGGACCTGAAGCTGACCATCATGACGTCCGGGATCAATGAAGTGAGCGCTGAGCAACACACCGAAAAAGTCCTGCGCACGGCCGCCGCCCTGGGTGTGAAGCGCTTCCGCATGAGCTATTTCAAATATGACCTGGATAAGCCCATCTGGCCGCAGCTCCAGGACATCAAACCGAAGATCAAGGATCTGGTGCAGCTTTGCCAGGAGATCGGCATCCAGCCCCTGTTTCAAAACCACTCCGGCAAGGACTATGTGGCGGCCCCGGTCTGGGACATGTATTCCATCATGCGCGAATACAAACCGGAGCAGTTCGCCTTCGTTTTTGACATCCTGCACGCCACCGTGGAAGGCGGCTCAGCCTGGCCCATCAATGCCAAGCTGACCGAAGAACACTGGGGCGGCGTCTATTTCAAAGACTTCGAATGGATAGGCCGGAAATCCGAAACCTGCCCTCTGGGCACCGGTCAGGTGAATCCCGCCTTTGCGAAAATGCTGGTCAAAAACAATTACTCCGGCCCCATTTCCCTGCATCTGGAGTACCTAAAAGGGGACATCAAAAATCCAGCTTACATCAAAGAATGCCGCGAAGCCCATGTGCGCGACCTGAAGGTGCTGAAAGAATGGATGGGCTGGAGCTAA
- a CDS encoding adenylate/guanylate cyclase domain-containing protein has protein sequence MPAFLRAHDKGVEHSLEDFTLLGRSPDATIRLTDAGVSRQHATIRRDGSLYWVSDLGSANGSFVNDVAVTTARALRHGDRIQLGTCIFIFETDEGDNAQGAGSGTQMLHTVALPMRTVRATLLVGDLRNFTNISARLSAEQVATMLREWYADCERILKPRGAIIDKFIGDGVFAYWVGDSIEMREQATEAARLLSSPEASESPVRKMMRDEMDMEVYCHVGLNIGGVALGAMGRGVNTAVGEAVNVTFRIESLTRKLQVPVLAGSSFLEGWADGMKDYKNVGIHAVKGQPEPVEVYALVESNPVME, from the coding sequence ATGCCTGCCTTTCTCAGAGCTCACGATAAAGGAGTGGAGCACTCTCTCGAGGACTTCACCCTTCTGGGCCGTAGCCCGGATGCCACCATCCGCCTGACGGATGCGGGGGTATCCCGGCAGCATGCGACCATCCGCCGCGATGGCAGCCTCTACTGGGTCTCGGACCTGGGCAGTGCCAATGGCAGCTTTGTGAATGACGTGGCCGTCACCACCGCACGTGCCCTCCGCCATGGAGACCGCATCCAGTTAGGCACCTGCATTTTTATTTTTGAGACTGATGAGGGCGATAATGCCCAGGGAGCAGGCAGCGGCACCCAGATGCTGCATACCGTGGCCCTGCCCATGCGCACCGTCCGGGCGACACTGCTCGTCGGGGATCTGCGCAATTTCACTAACATCTCTGCCCGCCTCAGTGCTGAGCAAGTGGCCACGATGCTACGTGAATGGTATGCGGACTGTGAACGCATCCTAAAACCTCGCGGTGCCATCATCGACAAATTCATTGGCGATGGCGTCTTCGCCTACTGGGTGGGAGACAGCATTGAAATGCGCGAACAAGCCACAGAAGCCGCCCGTTTGCTCAGCAGCCCCGAAGCCAGCGAATCCCCCGTGCGCAAAATGATGCGTGATGAGATGGACATGGAAGTTTACTGCCATGTGGGTCTAAACATCGGCGGTGTGGCGCTGGGTGCCATGGGCCGTGGCGTGAATACCGCCGTGGGAGAAGCGGTGAACGTGACCTTCCGCATCGAAAGTCTCACCCGTAAGCTCCAGGTACCCGTCCTTGCTGGTTCATCCTTCCTGGAGGGCTGGGCTGATGGCATGAAAGACTATAAAAACGTCGGCATTCATGCGGTGAAGGGCCAGCCTGAACCGGTGGAAGTGTATGCACTGGTGGAGAGCAACCCGGTGATGGAATAG